A single Metarhizium brunneum chromosome 5, complete sequence DNA region contains:
- the ESR16 gene encoding Ecdysteroid-regulated protein, giving the protein MQGSLLFLLLGVLSAVNAVIFKDCGSTAKNINIKIGGCPDAVSVCRFPSGQNASIEATFTPRSSFQEATIKLAASVGVINIDFPMKFPEACSHWGLKCPGKAGLPQTLRGEVSVESSYPKIKTEVTLQLFDEKGETLICKSFPAEIK; this is encoded by the exons ATGCAAGGCTCCCTGCTGTTCCTTTTACTAGGCGTCCTCAGCGCTGTAAATGCCGTTATATTCAAGGACTGCG GAAGCACAGCCAAAAACATAAACATCAAAATCGGAGGATGCCCCGACGCCGTCTCCGTCTGCCGCTTTCCATCGGGCCAGAATGCCTCTATAGAGGCAACCTTCACCCCTCGGAGCTCCTTCCAAGAAGCAACAATAAAGCTGGCTGCCTCGGTAGGTGTGATCAACATTGATTTTCCAATGAAGTTTCCCGAGGCATGCAGCCACTGGGGACTGAAATGCCCGGGGAAAGCTGGGTTGCCGCAGACGTTGAGAGGCGAAGTCTCTGTAGAGAGTTCCTACCCCAAGATCAAAACTGAAGTAACACTGCAGTTGTTTGATGAAAAGGGAGAGACGTTAATTTGCAAGTCGTTTCCGGCGGAGATCAAGTGA